One segment of Caldanaerobius polysaccharolyticus DSM 13641 DNA contains the following:
- a CDS encoding anaerobic ribonucleoside-triphosphate reductase activating protein, producing MIYDFMPVSTVDYPGKIATTVFISGCNFRCPYCHNSSIVINKKANLTDEDILRYLGRRKNLIDGVCISGGEPTLWDGLKSLMVKIKSSGFLIKLDTNGSRPEVVQELIEEKLVDYIAMDVKAPLDGYRNFLTQVRDIEKVNISVDIIKSSPVDYEFRTTVHPRLLSIEDIKRIGQWLKGARKYVLQGYRYSDGVLNPALCGRQNCDKAYLQKARDEVVGYFDRVEIRL from the coding sequence ATGATATATGACTTTATGCCTGTCTCTACTGTCGATTATCCAGGCAAAATCGCCACAACCGTGTTTATAAGTGGTTGCAATTTTCGCTGCCCATATTGTCACAACAGCTCCATTGTCATAAACAAAAAAGCCAACCTTACCGATGAGGACATTTTGAGGTATCTGGGCAGGAGAAAAAACCTGATAGACGGTGTATGTATAAGCGGTGGAGAACCTACCCTCTGGGATGGGTTAAAAAGCCTGATGGTCAAAATAAAATCATCAGGCTTTTTGATAAAGCTGGATACTAATGGGTCGAGACCTGAGGTGGTGCAAGAGCTGATTGAAGAGAAGCTGGTGGACTATATTGCCATGGATGTAAAGGCACCACTGGACGGCTACAGGAACTTTTTGACACAGGTAAGAGATATAGAAAAAGTAAATATAAGTGTAGACATTATAAAGAGCTCGCCCGTGGACTACGAGTTCAGGACTACGGTGCACCCTCGCCTGCTGAGCATTGAGGATATAAAGAGGATAGGTCAATGGCTTAAAGGCGCCAGAAAATATGTGCTTCAGGGCTATAGGTATAGCGATGGAGTTTTAAACCCGGCGTTGTGTGGCAGGCAAAACTGCGATAAAGCGTATCTGCAAAAGGCCAGGGATGAGGTTGTGGGGTATTTTGATCGGGTGGAAATAAGGCTGTAG